One genomic window of Polyangium aurulentum includes the following:
- a CDS encoding DUF2505 domain-containing protein, translated as MGKFTVTHEINCDEETFWKIFFDKEFNEKLYKEKLGFPSFDILEQRDTDNGTFRKTAGEPKMTLPGPVAKLVGNNFRYTEEGQFDKAAKIWRWKMTPSAMADKIRNEGTMRIEKVGEGKVRRIADIVIEAKIFGVGGLVESSAEKQLREGWDESAVFMNRWIQDRK; from the coding sequence ATGGGCAAGTTCACCGTCACACACGAGATCAACTGCGACGAGGAAACCTTCTGGAAGATCTTCTTCGACAAAGAGTTCAACGAGAAGCTCTACAAGGAGAAGCTCGGTTTCCCCTCGTTCGACATCCTCGAGCAGCGCGACACCGACAACGGAACATTCCGCAAAACCGCGGGGGAGCCCAAGATGACCCTCCCCGGCCCGGTCGCCAAGCTCGTCGGCAACAACTTCCGCTACACGGAAGAAGGCCAATTCGACAAGGCCGCCAAGATCTGGCGCTGGAAGATGACCCCCAGCGCCATGGCCGACAAGATTCGCAACGAAGGCACGATGCGCATCGAAAAGGTCGGCGAGGGCAAGGTCCGCCGCATCGCGGACATCGTGATTGAAGCCAAGATCTTCGGCGTCGGCGGCCTCGTCGAGAGCTCCGCCGAGAAGCAGCTCCGCGAGGGCTGGGACGAGAGCGCCGTCTTCATGAACCGCTGGATCCAAGACCGGAAATGA
- a CDS encoding pyridoxal phosphate-dependent aminotransferase: MSSHHDLSPQNGLDVPAPQPDRPRTEPQRAPSDEKALGAFRKVPRTGVIYVMGEATKHGYRPSANAGEDSWCNLGQGQPETGPLPGAPARCEAVTIAGDDQEYAPVAGLWELREAIADFYNRAYRRGMPSRYTAENVCISGGGRTSLTRTAAALGQINLGHFLPDYTAYEELLDVFRLFSPIPILLESERGYAFSVGDLRREIQGRGLGAILTSNPCNPTGKHVRGEELAAWVRTARDLDCTMLFDEFYSHYIYGVGGPAPMESAARYVENVDADPVVIFDGLTKNWRYPGWRVTWTVGPRDVIDAVSSAGSFLDGGGSKPMQRAAVPLLDMDYVRAETAAIQSTFARKRDVMLAGLRRLGITIDAEPEGTFYVFGSVADLPPGLNDGHAFFRAALEHRVIVVPGEFFDVNPGKRRAHRASRFRHHVRFSFGPSEDSLVRALGRLERMIKTAKG, translated from the coding sequence ATGTCCTCCCACCACGATCTCTCGCCACAGAACGGACTCGACGTCCCCGCCCCCCAACCGGATCGCCCGCGCACCGAGCCCCAGCGCGCGCCGTCGGACGAGAAAGCCCTCGGCGCTTTCCGCAAGGTGCCCCGCACGGGCGTCATCTACGTGATGGGCGAGGCGACGAAGCACGGCTACCGCCCCAGCGCGAACGCCGGTGAGGACAGCTGGTGCAACCTGGGTCAAGGCCAGCCCGAGACGGGCCCCTTGCCCGGCGCGCCCGCGCGCTGCGAGGCCGTGACCATCGCCGGCGACGACCAGGAATACGCGCCCGTCGCGGGCCTGTGGGAGCTGCGCGAGGCGATCGCCGATTTCTACAACCGCGCCTATCGCCGCGGGATGCCCTCGCGCTACACGGCCGAGAACGTGTGCATCTCGGGCGGCGGCAGGACCTCGCTCACGCGCACGGCGGCCGCGCTCGGCCAGATCAACCTCGGCCATTTCCTCCCCGACTACACGGCCTACGAGGAGCTGCTCGACGTCTTCCGCCTCTTTTCGCCCATCCCGATCCTGCTCGAGAGCGAGCGCGGCTATGCGTTCTCGGTGGGCGACCTGCGGCGCGAGATCCAGGGCCGCGGCCTCGGCGCGATCCTGACCAGTAACCCCTGCAATCCCACGGGCAAGCACGTGCGCGGCGAGGAGCTCGCGGCCTGGGTGCGCACCGCGCGCGACCTCGACTGCACGATGCTCTTCGACGAGTTCTATTCGCACTACATCTACGGCGTGGGCGGCCCCGCGCCGATGGAGAGCGCCGCGCGCTACGTGGAGAACGTCGACGCCGACCCCGTCGTGATCTTCGACGGCCTCACCAAGAACTGGCGCTATCCGGGCTGGCGCGTGACGTGGACCGTGGGCCCGCGCGACGTCATCGACGCGGTCTCGAGCGCCGGCAGCTTCCTCGACGGCGGCGGCTCGAAGCCCATGCAGCGCGCAGCCGTCCCGCTGCTCGACATGGACTACGTCCGCGCCGAGACGGCCGCCATCCAGAGCACCTTCGCCCGAAAGCGCGACGTGATGCTCGCGGGGCTGCGCCGGCTCGGAATCACGATCGACGCCGAGCCCGAGGGCACGTTCTACGTGTTCGGCTCGGTCGCCGACCTGCCGCCGGGCCTCAATGACGGTCACGCGTTCTTCCGCGCGGCGCTCGAGCACCGCGTCATCGTCGTGCCGGGCGAGTTCTTCGACGTGAACCCGGGCAAGCGCCGTGCGCACCGCGCGTCGCGCTTCCGCCACCACGTGCGCTTCTCGTTCGGCCCGAGCGAGGACTCCCTCGTGCGCGCCCTCGGCCGCCTCGAGCGGATGATCAAGACCGCCAAGGGCTGA
- a CDS encoding glycosyltransferase family 87 protein, whose protein sequence is MNVRLPVFVAILIGFILLWLVDRSLEGRQRLVFRYLSVIGSTALVFYGISKSYDDHARVVDVSKAAIAFMAAGCVFYERHRAIKRRPISERWKKFVGITLALAAIVAYWHGFRWGYPQYYHRWDQFHYYMGAKYFKEMGYDGLYKCTLIAQDELGTVVETDPDTGRVTSRIDMSREVRHPDKKIRNLGGDNLLVPASQFLDHPEQCKSLFTPERWELFKNDVKFFRVVSDKGYWEDMQKDHGYNPPPVWTILGRFFAELHPATVRYCQFLAMLDVGLLLGMFAALWWAFGWRVCAVGAIFWGCQSSAPFYWTGGAFLRQDWLFWLVLSVCLLRKKYPKLAGAAVVYAGLLRIFPGLVVVGLLVAAGWHIVRKRRMADEHKKMLIGGTIGAAVLIPLSLVASGTHSYQEFYRHTLEVHDQTPLTNHMGLRVLVAHDMKAQAIYQIGTALEPVAEVAKKRGLISDRVTQRASEFFHFKEAASGASGRMKFTKDVKLRDPFEVWKRMRNERYARYKKVAYGIILLCFGFFVYVLRRVKTLWVAECLGQIFIILLSQLTCYYYSFMILTAPLTRLRRDIEAPLFGFAALSQIVWVSSYWNDDKYTALTLISLAFCIGLLCAFAPRGFFKGLLPGRADSTPNTSPTGA, encoded by the coding sequence ATGAACGTACGACTTCCCGTTTTCGTCGCCATCCTCATCGGGTTCATCCTCCTCTGGCTCGTCGATCGAAGCCTGGAGGGGCGGCAGCGGCTCGTGTTCCGTTACCTCTCGGTCATCGGCTCCACGGCGCTCGTCTTCTACGGGATCAGCAAGAGCTACGACGATCACGCGAGGGTGGTGGACGTCTCGAAGGCCGCGATCGCCTTCATGGCCGCCGGATGCGTGTTCTACGAACGGCACCGGGCCATCAAGCGCCGCCCGATCTCCGAGCGCTGGAAGAAATTCGTCGGCATCACGCTCGCCCTCGCCGCGATCGTGGCCTACTGGCACGGCTTCCGGTGGGGATACCCCCAGTATTACCACCGCTGGGATCAATTCCATTACTACATGGGGGCCAAGTACTTCAAGGAGATGGGGTACGACGGCCTCTACAAGTGCACGCTCATCGCGCAGGACGAGCTGGGCACCGTCGTCGAGACCGATCCCGACACCGGCCGCGTGACGAGCCGCATCGACATGTCGCGCGAGGTCCGTCACCCGGACAAGAAGATCAGGAATCTCGGGGGCGACAACCTGCTCGTGCCGGCGTCGCAATTCCTCGATCACCCCGAGCAGTGCAAGAGCCTCTTCACCCCGGAGCGCTGGGAGCTGTTCAAGAACGACGTGAAGTTTTTCCGCGTCGTCTCGGACAAGGGCTACTGGGAGGACATGCAGAAGGACCACGGGTACAACCCACCGCCCGTGTGGACCATCCTCGGCAGGTTCTTCGCCGAGCTGCATCCGGCGACCGTGCGCTATTGCCAGTTCCTCGCGATGCTCGACGTGGGCCTGCTCCTCGGGATGTTCGCGGCCCTCTGGTGGGCGTTCGGCTGGCGGGTTTGCGCCGTCGGCGCGATCTTCTGGGGCTGCCAGTCGTCGGCGCCGTTCTACTGGACGGGCGGCGCGTTCCTGCGGCAAGACTGGCTGTTCTGGCTCGTGCTCTCGGTGTGCCTGCTCCGCAAGAAATACCCGAAGCTCGCCGGCGCGGCCGTCGTTTATGCGGGCCTCTTGCGCATCTTCCCCGGGCTCGTCGTGGTCGGGCTGCTCGTCGCGGCGGGCTGGCACATCGTGCGCAAGCGCCGCATGGCCGACGAGCACAAGAAGATGCTCATCGGCGGCACGATCGGCGCCGCCGTGCTCATTCCCCTGAGCCTCGTCGCCTCGGGGACGCACTCGTACCAGGAGTTCTACAGGCACACGCTCGAGGTGCACGATCAGACGCCGCTCACCAACCACATGGGCCTGCGCGTGCTCGTCGCCCACGACATGAAGGCCCAGGCGATCTACCAGATCGGCACCGCGCTCGAGCCCGTGGCCGAGGTCGCGAAGAAGCGGGGCCTCATCTCCGACCGCGTGACCCAGCGCGCCAGCGAATTCTTCCACTTCAAGGAGGCCGCGAGCGGCGCCTCGGGCCGGATGAAGTTCACGAAGGACGTCAAGCTGCGCGATCCCTTCGAGGTCTGGAAGCGCATGCGCAACGAGCGCTATGCCCGCTACAAGAAGGTCGCTTACGGCATCATCCTGCTCTGTTTCGGGTTTTTCGTGTACGTCCTGCGGCGGGTGAAGACGCTCTGGGTGGCCGAGTGCCTCGGGCAGATCTTCATCATCCTGCTGTCGCAGCTCACTTGTTACTACTACTCGTTCATGATCCTGACGGCGCCGCTCACGCGCTTGCGGCGTGACATCGAGGCGCCGCTCTTCGGATTCGCGGCCCTGAGCCAGATCGTCTGGGTCAGCTCCTACTGGAACGACGACAAGTACACGGCCCTCACGCTGATCTCGCTTGCCTTCTGCATCGGCCTGCTCTGCGCGTTCGCCCCGCGAGGCTTCTTCAAGGGCCTCCTGCCGGGCCGGGCCGATTCCACGCCGAACACGTCCCCGACCGGGGCATGA
- a CDS encoding NAD(P)/FAD-dependent oxidoreductase translates to MSHDRRERPGPAAGSRHASKRAETRRTYLTRGPASSALEKAEDTRPHVVIVGGGFGGLYATKALRRAPVRITLLDRRNHHLFQPLLYQVATAGLNPAEIAVPIRRVLRKQKNVRVLLADVLAVDAPAKRLYTTGGDIDYDILILATGATHSYFGHDAWAEHAPGLKSLEDAFEIRRRIYSAFESAECCAETPESQAAWLTFVVVGGGPTGVELAGTLTEIARHSIVGDFRTIDPSKARVLLIEGLDRILPSYPPALSEKAKKQLEDLGVEVRLNAKVTDIDAEGVRIGDERIPAKTVLWAAGVAASPLAKSLGTPLDRAGRVKVEQDLTVPGHPEIYVIGDLASIMTDGQPVPGVAPAAIQEARHTAANIRRSLAGQERLPFRYHDKGSLATIGRARGVADLGRIKLSGFVAWFAWLVIHVFFLIGFRNRFLVLFDWAWSYLTYERGARLITGDPPARALPPAHEDHPQQS, encoded by the coding sequence ATGTCGCACGACCGTCGCGAGCGGCCCGGCCCGGCAGCCGGATCGAGGCATGCATCGAAGCGCGCCGAGACGCGCAGGACATATCTGACGCGCGGACCCGCGTCGTCAGCGCTCGAGAAGGCCGAGGACACGCGCCCCCACGTGGTGATCGTCGGCGGCGGCTTCGGCGGCCTCTACGCCACCAAGGCCCTTCGCCGCGCGCCCGTCCGTATCACCCTTCTCGATCGACGCAATCACCACCTCTTCCAGCCTTTGCTCTATCAGGTCGCGACCGCCGGTCTGAACCCGGCCGAGATCGCCGTGCCCATCCGCCGCGTGCTGCGCAAGCAGAAGAACGTGCGCGTCCTGCTCGCCGACGTGCTCGCCGTCGACGCCCCTGCCAAACGGCTGTACACGACGGGCGGCGACATCGACTACGACATCCTGATCCTCGCCACCGGCGCAACGCATTCCTATTTCGGCCACGATGCGTGGGCCGAGCACGCCCCGGGCCTCAAGAGCCTCGAGGACGCGTTCGAGATCAGAAGGCGCATCTACAGCGCCTTCGAGTCCGCCGAGTGCTGCGCCGAGACGCCCGAATCCCAGGCCGCATGGCTGACGTTCGTCGTCGTCGGCGGCGGGCCCACGGGCGTCGAGCTCGCCGGAACGCTCACCGAGATCGCCCGCCATAGCATCGTGGGAGACTTCCGCACGATCGACCCGAGCAAGGCCCGCGTCCTCCTGATCGAGGGCCTCGACCGCATCCTGCCGAGCTATCCCCCGGCGCTCTCGGAGAAGGCCAAAAAGCAGCTCGAGGACCTCGGCGTCGAGGTGCGCCTGAACGCGAAGGTCACCGATATCGACGCGGAAGGCGTCAGAATCGGCGACGAGCGCATTCCCGCGAAGACCGTGCTCTGGGCCGCGGGCGTCGCCGCATCCCCGCTCGCCAAGAGCCTCGGCACGCCGCTCGACCGCGCAGGGCGCGTCAAGGTAGAGCAAGACCTCACCGTCCCCGGCCACCCCGAGATCTACGTGATCGGCGATCTTGCCTCGATCATGACCGATGGCCAGCCCGTCCCGGGCGTCGCGCCGGCCGCGATCCAGGAGGCTCGCCATACGGCCGCGAACATCCGCCGCTCGCTCGCAGGGCAGGAGCGGCTACCGTTCCGCTACCACGACAAGGGCTCGCTCGCGACCATCGGACGAGCCCGCGGCGTGGCCGATCTCGGCCGGATCAAGCTCTCGGGCTTCGTGGCCTGGTTCGCGTGGCTCGTGATTCACGTCTTCTTCCTGATCGGCTTCCGCAATCGCTTCCTCGTGCTCTTCGACTGGGCCTGGTCGTATCTCACATACGAGCGCGGCGCGCGGCTCATCACGGGCGATCCGCCGGCGCGCGCGCTGCCGCCCGCGCACGAGGATCACCCACAGCAGAGCTAG
- a CDS encoding LNS2 domain-containing protein, with protein sequence MACGSGTSEATSGGVLLTSSGAGGGGGAGGEGGAAQGGGGSGGVPGAWCMPIPACDAPPPDPGPKVEWNSFFPPVGDPNHRGRDLFLNPGDKQWILAKFAYGLLDDDIQGELVDIYVLRDCAGAWEKLGTATTTDDDEHPTVEGVADTGGHVYFEIPADKALGPGRHKVHLVVKGDLSSTDLFIEVIPKGTPVFVSDIDGTLTTTETEEFTALLTGDLPGVREGAADLFEILVSKGYHPFYMTARPEWLMGRTREWLGVNGFPSGVVHTTLSKSGALGSEAATYKTDELSLLAGKGVVPSFAFGNTETDAQAYFNANIGPEDRRVFLQFDDLVHNGLRIESYKDLVEQYEALPSLCP encoded by the coding sequence GTGGCGTGCGGCTCCGGGACCTCGGAGGCCACGAGCGGCGGGGTGCTTCTCACGAGCTCGGGCGCGGGCGGAGGCGGCGGCGCTGGGGGCGAAGGCGGGGCGGCGCAGGGCGGCGGAGGCAGCGGCGGCGTGCCTGGCGCCTGGTGCATGCCGATTCCGGCGTGCGACGCGCCCCCGCCCGATCCGGGCCCGAAGGTCGAGTGGAACAGCTTCTTCCCGCCCGTCGGCGATCCGAACCACCGCGGCCGCGACCTCTTCCTGAACCCCGGCGACAAGCAGTGGATCCTGGCGAAGTTCGCCTACGGCCTGCTCGACGACGACATCCAGGGCGAGCTGGTCGACATCTACGTTTTGCGCGACTGCGCGGGCGCGTGGGAGAAGCTCGGCACGGCGACGACGACCGACGACGACGAGCACCCGACCGTGGAGGGCGTCGCCGATACCGGCGGCCACGTCTACTTCGAGATTCCCGCCGACAAGGCGCTCGGCCCTGGTAGACACAAAGTGCACCTCGTTGTCAAGGGCGATCTATCGAGCACCGATCTGTTCATCGAGGTGATTCCGAAAGGAACCCCGGTGTTCGTGAGCGACATCGACGGGACGTTGACGACCACCGAAACGGAGGAGTTCACCGCGCTGCTCACCGGCGACCTGCCCGGCGTGCGCGAGGGCGCGGCCGATCTGTTCGAGATCCTGGTCTCGAAGGGCTATCACCCGTTTTACATGACCGCGCGGCCGGAGTGGCTGATGGGGCGCACGCGCGAGTGGCTCGGCGTCAATGGCTTCCCGAGCGGAGTCGTTCACACGACGCTCTCGAAATCGGGCGCGCTCGGGAGCGAGGCGGCCACGTACAAGACCGACGAGCTGTCCTTGCTGGCGGGCAAAGGCGTCGTGCCCTCGTTCGCATTCGGCAACACGGAGACCGACGCGCAGGCTTACTTCAATGCCAATATCGGCCCCGAGGACCGCCGGGTCTTTTTGCAATTCGACGACCTCGTCCACAACGGCCTGCGCATCGAGAGCTACAAGGACCTCGTCGAGCAGTACGAGGCCTTGCCGAGCCTCTGCCCCTGA
- a CDS encoding serine/threonine-protein kinase — MPPPPGRDPTALSFNVLAEIAAGETAKVELCRVTAGPSDGRLVAVKRLHPHLADDPSFVAQFRDEMWMTAALRQPNVVEVVGWGSDERGLYLAVELVQGVSLARLMKTIFETGEAFTERMVVFIARQLCRGLAAAHALRSPSGDLLHLVHRDLTPSNVLCSFQGDIKITDFGLAKAKQRLTHTITGMVKGQLEYIAPEQANGTPVDARADIFSLGVMLFELFAGRRPWVAANDMEFARMLMTAPPPDLAKLRPKIHGELVTIVNRCLEKDPAARFQSAAEIQARLDDWLSVHGYTEDNEEALGRFVRRNGMRQMAWFERVIAGSPVSSGGPDAMKSKPRPPTYTGTVAPPISQLPVLDDAAPPTERPGSKNSGLHKGPMLIEGGDTTTQDGGAEARVAAIHARALSASPRIAMAPATGDGPVDWGEEVPTLVKGTPEQLASLRQAFRGGKPFDPKAIPAEARAPSRPPPPVEPSPGRSALPTAVEGLPSARKDAEDQDDPTAPIGDLLRKVRAVTALKTTPTPALPGQIAPNDPAVPPPPVSPRSGGTARPPPPPVPETGGEERLRAEAERLSIEAMRLVEETKAAYARAERKAALAKATSDAAALAADALRTASSAGIGEALRKLEIALAMERTARASDAAGGPISSPSVMPKPAPGALAPPMPPAPGLPSPPAMSPAPPAIPSSPPVPSMAAALRTNPPGAFSPEGRVAFGDVPHRVAERQGLAVPAPAPAPAPADPAEVDMFTTRLQPKVFGLPRPVAMGVVGLGVLVVVLIIGLASC, encoded by the coding sequence ATGCCCCCTCCTCCTGGGCGAGATCCGACCGCTCTCTCCTTCAATGTCCTCGCCGAGATCGCGGCGGGTGAGACGGCGAAGGTAGAGCTGTGTCGTGTGACGGCCGGTCCAAGCGACGGCCGTCTCGTCGCCGTCAAGCGCCTGCACCCCCACCTCGCCGACGATCCGTCGTTCGTCGCGCAGTTCCGCGACGAGATGTGGATGACGGCGGCCTTGCGCCAACCGAACGTCGTCGAGGTCGTCGGCTGGGGCAGCGACGAGCGCGGGCTCTACCTCGCGGTGGAGCTGGTGCAGGGCGTGTCGCTCGCGCGGCTCATGAAGACGATCTTCGAGACCGGCGAGGCGTTCACCGAGCGCATGGTCGTGTTCATCGCGCGCCAGCTCTGCCGCGGGCTCGCGGCGGCCCACGCGCTGCGCTCGCCGAGCGGCGATCTGCTGCACCTCGTTCACCGCGATCTGACCCCGAGCAACGTGCTCTGCTCGTTCCAGGGCGACATCAAGATCACCGACTTCGGCCTCGCCAAGGCGAAGCAGCGGCTCACGCACACGATCACCGGCATGGTGAAGGGCCAGCTCGAATACATCGCCCCCGAGCAGGCGAACGGCACGCCCGTCGACGCGCGCGCCGACATCTTCTCGCTCGGCGTCATGCTCTTCGAGCTGTTCGCGGGTCGCAGGCCGTGGGTCGCGGCGAACGACATGGAGTTCGCGCGCATGCTCATGACCGCCCCGCCCCCGGATCTCGCCAAGCTGCGGCCCAAGATCCACGGCGAGCTGGTCACCATCGTCAATCGCTGCCTCGAGAAAGACCCCGCCGCGCGCTTCCAGTCCGCCGCCGAGATCCAGGCGCGCCTCGACGATTGGCTGAGCGTGCACGGCTACACCGAGGACAACGAGGAGGCCCTCGGCAGGTTCGTTCGGCGAAACGGCATGCGGCAGATGGCCTGGTTCGAGCGCGTGATCGCGGGCTCGCCGGTCTCGAGCGGCGGCCCCGACGCGATGAAGAGCAAGCCGCGCCCGCCGACGTACACGGGCACGGTCGCGCCGCCGATCAGCCAGTTGCCCGTGCTCGACGACGCCGCGCCCCCCACCGAGCGGCCCGGCTCGAAGAACAGCGGGCTGCACAAGGGGCCGATGTTGATCGAGGGCGGCGACACGACGACCCAGGATGGCGGGGCCGAGGCGCGCGTGGCGGCGATCCACGCGCGCGCTCTGTCGGCCTCGCCCCGCATCGCGATGGCGCCCGCCACGGGAGACGGCCCGGTCGACTGGGGCGAGGAGGTCCCGACCCTCGTCAAGGGCACGCCCGAGCAGCTCGCGTCCCTGCGGCAGGCATTCCGCGGGGGCAAACCGTTCGATCCCAAGGCGATCCCGGCCGAGGCGCGCGCGCCCTCCCGCCCGCCGCCGCCCGTGGAGCCGAGCCCCGGGCGCAGCGCGCTCCCGACGGCGGTCGAGGGGCTGCCCTCCGCGCGCAAGGACGCCGAAGATCAGGACGATCCCACGGCGCCGATCGGCGATCTGCTGCGCAAGGTGCGCGCTGTCACGGCGCTGAAGACGACGCCGACGCCGGCGCTCCCCGGGCAGATCGCGCCGAACGATCCGGCCGTGCCGCCGCCCCCGGTGAGCCCGCGATCGGGCGGCACGGCGCGCCCGCCGCCGCCTCCGGTGCCCGAGACGGGCGGCGAGGAGAGATTGCGCGCAGAGGCCGAGCGGCTCTCGATCGAGGCGATGCGCCTCGTCGAGGAGACGAAGGCGGCGTACGCGCGGGCCGAGCGCAAGGCGGCGCTCGCGAAGGCGACGAGCGACGCGGCGGCGCTGGCGGCCGACGCGCTGCGAACGGCCTCTTCGGCCGGGATCGGCGAGGCGCTGCGCAAGCTCGAGATCGCGCTCGCGATGGAGCGAACGGCGCGGGCGAGCGACGCGGCCGGTGGGCCGATCTCGTCGCCGAGCGTGATGCCCAAGCCTGCGCCCGGCGCGCTCGCGCCGCCGATGCCGCCCGCGCCCGGCTTGCCGAGCCCGCCCGCAATGAGCCCTGCGCCCCCGGCGATACCATCCTCGCCGCCCGTGCCCAGCATGGCGGCCGCGCTGCGAACGAACCCGCCGGGCGCGTTTTCACCCGAGGGGCGCGTCGCTTTCGGCGATGTGCCTCATCGCGTGGCGGAGCGACAAGGTCTCGCCGTGCCCGCGCCCGCGCCCGCGCCCGCGCCTGCCGATCCCGCGGAAGTGGACATGTTCACGACGCGCCTGCAGCCGAAGGTCTTTGGCCTGCCGCGCCCCGTGGCGATGGGCGTCGTCGGGCTCGGTGTGCTGGTCGTGGTGCTCATCATCGGCCTCGCATCCTGCTGA
- a CDS encoding tetratricopeptide repeat protein, with product MSKEEEWVLIGLDPKMARRQGLPAQLPVPKSEFEGLADKGLGIDTARKWIKSFLNDSAPGKDGAWRKKNSQIVTAMEVFLDKAALWERAQKGFAENDYEKAMSALKRIASMDPEDHAARLNLASAQANVRDYPAALKSFQGIRKTFEGDPDYHVAVGQLHAAMQNRDEAINELVLALEAKADCQPALDALVSLGVLVPIYENPKDAASLTYVRSDSVVEYLTGLWDGEARDLPFYLEQIAYHERDGRSAVVLAAAERAARVAEGQGGSERAQLARIAALRELGRRDEALETARAYAEKAGTAGARVELSRCLEAAGKGDEAKAELERALEADPGDLMALQLRFWPADAATNIKGVGDALPALQAFAAAHPGAAGAWRSLARAKLAVNATDEGLELLRKAVELSPADDELRAELWTQLGKLQRYQDILDDAGKMSDMAKRDWKLRWNEAEAFLGLGKKVEARGAFTAINFDETLHVDIRKRAKRAVKSIDEGNTLEGPTEPPPAAAG from the coding sequence ATGAGCAAGGAAGAAGAGTGGGTCCTCATCGGCCTCGATCCCAAGATGGCCCGGCGGCAGGGCCTGCCGGCGCAGCTCCCCGTCCCGAAGAGTGAGTTCGAGGGGCTGGCGGACAAGGGGCTCGGCATCGACACGGCGCGCAAGTGGATCAAGTCGTTCTTGAACGACTCGGCGCCGGGCAAGGATGGCGCCTGGCGCAAGAAGAACAGCCAGATCGTCACCGCGATGGAGGTCTTCCTCGACAAGGCGGCGCTCTGGGAGCGGGCACAGAAGGGCTTCGCCGAGAACGACTACGAGAAGGCGATGTCGGCGCTCAAGCGCATCGCCTCGATGGATCCGGAGGATCACGCGGCGCGGCTGAATCTCGCGTCGGCGCAGGCGAACGTGCGCGATTACCCGGCCGCGCTCAAATCGTTCCAGGGGATTCGCAAGACGTTCGAGGGCGACCCCGATTATCACGTCGCCGTGGGCCAGCTCCACGCGGCCATGCAGAATCGCGACGAGGCGATCAACGAGCTGGTGCTCGCGCTCGAGGCGAAGGCGGATTGCCAGCCCGCGCTCGACGCGCTCGTCTCGCTCGGCGTGCTCGTGCCGATCTACGAGAACCCGAAGGACGCGGCCTCGCTCACGTACGTGCGCAGCGACTCGGTGGTCGAGTATCTCACGGGGCTGTGGGACGGCGAGGCGCGCGATCTGCCGTTTTACCTCGAGCAGATTGCCTACCACGAGCGCGATGGGCGCTCGGCGGTGGTGCTCGCGGCCGCCGAGCGCGCGGCGCGCGTGGCCGAGGGGCAGGGCGGGTCGGAGCGCGCGCAGCTCGCGAGGATCGCGGCCTTGCGCGAGCTCGGCCGGCGCGACGAGGCGCTCGAGACGGCGCGCGCCTATGCGGAGAAGGCGGGGACGGCGGGGGCGCGGGTGGAGCTGTCGCGCTGCCTCGAGGCGGCGGGCAAGGGCGACGAGGCGAAGGCGGAGCTCGAGCGCGCGCTCGAGGCCGATCCGGGCGATCTGATGGCCTTGCAGCTGCGGTTCTGGCCGGCCGACGCGGCGACGAACATCAAGGGCGTGGGCGATGCGCTCCCGGCGCTGCAGGCGTTCGCCGCGGCGCATCCGGGCGCGGCGGGGGCGTGGCGGTCGCTCGCGCGGGCCAAGCTCGCGGTGAATGCGACGGACGAGGGGCTCGAGCTATTGCGCAAGGCCGTGGAGCTGTCGCCCGCGGACGACGAGCTGCGGGCGGAGCTGTGGACGCAGCTCGGCAAGCTCCAGCGATATCAGGACATCCTCGACGACGCGGGGAAGATGTCGGACATGGCCAAGCGCGACTGGAAGCTGCGCTGGAACGAGGCGGAGGCTTTCCTCGGGCTCGGCAAGAAGGTCGAGGCGCGCGGCGCGTTCACGGCCATCAATTTCGACGAGACGCTGCACGTCGACATCCGCAAGCGGGCCAAGCGCGCGGTCAAATCGATCGACGAGGGCAACACGCTCGAGGGCCCGACCGAGCCGCCGCCGGCTGCGGCTGGCTGA
- a CDS encoding HNH endonuclease, whose product MTAQTLLRTPWFAPHQVISWQAAVTLSFLGKVEVLETYDDEVRSPSVVIRAPAVVRLKRHPGTRKRGVKFSRTNVFVRDGFRCQYCGVELPAGELTYDHVVPRVQGGKTTWENIVAACRGCNAKKRGRTPEGAGMTLLRRPAKPKWLPAAPIVTLGEPRIPAAWAHYCAAN is encoded by the coding sequence ATGACCGCGCAAACGTTGCTGCGCACACCCTGGTTCGCGCCGCACCAGGTCATTTCCTGGCAGGCCGCCGTGACCCTCAGCTTCCTGGGCAAGGTCGAGGTGCTCGAGACCTATGACGACGAGGTCCGCTCGCCTTCGGTGGTCATTCGCGCCCCCGCCGTGGTCCGGCTGAAGCGCCACCCGGGGACGCGGAAGCGCGGCGTGAAGTTCTCGCGCACCAACGTCTTCGTTCGTGACGGCTTCCGCTGCCAGTATTGCGGCGTGGAGCTGCCCGCGGGCGAGCTGACCTACGACCACGTCGTCCCGCGCGTGCAGGGCGGCAAGACGACGTGGGAGAACATCGTGGCGGCCTGCCGCGGCTGCAATGCAAAGAAGCGCGGCCGGACCCCGGAGGGGGCGGGCATGACCCTGCTCCGCCGGCCCGCGAAGCCGAAGTGGCTGCCCGCCGCGCCGATCGTGACCCTCGGCGAGCCGCGCATCCCGGCCGCCTGGGCCCACTACTGCGCTGCCAATTGA